In Armatimonadota bacterium, the following proteins share a genomic window:
- the erpA gene encoding iron-sulfur cluster insertion protein ErpA has protein sequence MSITLTERAATELKDLMASQEKLDSALRVWVAGGGCSGLTYGMALDDGEAEDGDQVFDNGGIRIVIDGLSLQYMDGATVDYVDDMMGGGFKIENPNAVASCGCGSSFKTEDGQGSGCGGCGCAS, from the coding sequence ATCACTCTTACAGAACGCGCCGCGACCGAATTGAAAGATCTCATGGCCAGCCAGGAGAAACTGGATTCCGCGCTCCGGGTGTGGGTAGCCGGAGGCGGCTGCTCGGGATTGACCTATGGCATGGCCCTTGACGATGGCGAAGCCGAGGATGGCGATCAAGTATTTGACAACGGCGGCATCCGCATCGTGATCGACGGCTTGAGCCTGCAATACATGGACGGGGCGACCGTGGACTATGTCGACGACATGATGGGCGGGGGTTTCAAGATTGAAAATCCCAATGCGGTTGCAAGCTGTGGTTGCGGTTCCAGCTTCAAAACAGAAGATGGTCAGGGCAGCGGCTGCGGCGGCTGCGGTTGCGCCAGCTAA
- a CDS encoding PilZ domain-containing protein, which translates to MNMEHNLADRRKHARFELMDYAILTKDGETESTRSVIVDISLGGLQVRSRVPFIAGAKYKLEIGRGNTNPISVHAESLHSKPIEDSDLFSTGFRLTPSTAMERIEWVEYVHCVFKAQGEMLTG; encoded by the coding sequence ATGAACATGGAACACAACCTCGCAGACCGACGCAAACATGCCCGATTCGAGCTGATGGACTACGCCATCCTCACCAAAGACGGCGAAACAGAAAGCACACGGTCGGTCATCGTCGATATCAGCCTTGGGGGACTCCAAGTCCGCTCCCGGGTTCCCTTTATCGCTGGGGCCAAATACAAACTGGAAATCGGCCGCGGCAACACCAACCCCATCTCTGTCCACGCGGAATCGCTCCATTCCAAGCCGATCGAGGATTCTGACCTGTTCAGCACCGGCTTCCGGCTCACGCCAAGCACCGCCATGGAACGGATCGAATGGGTGGAGTACGTCCACTGCGTCTTCAAGGCGCAGGGCGAGATGCTCACCGGCTGA
- a CDS encoding HD domain-containing protein, giving the protein MVAQLLADRIDPATVAALQSPDQADSEPFKIQTKVLKQVVAADKSITHAAVLKEVGPTYCFLADASSLGDQKSKSNLLDPDGFVPNGLIQSVADKVAVADTSLVEDRWGTWYSAFAPVVDESGAVVAAVQVDSDSALVESSIQAGLSGFKWIAAAIAAALVGLAWIVSLSVQRGLAQPQAQTVAAKAKRFAQFLLLAAVLGIGVEAVRILHRQENLRTIQESAANWEIARDATRQAYSDAVAGKQISDEELQTLKSALGGINQATVFDDFAQFNGRNDRSAGSAQMQSQIGRMDRQLAEFSSEQSQIMDDQNAAQFRLLLGIAALSLIAIGLSQNAANLDRRVRETVSDSNNLQAQLSSLVENLPVGMFVLRNGEVTFANAEWRFQTGANESAPTLQTLAQCIHPDDRDETIRVISESSRTATPFQTAYRIRTQRGPALHVETRGVPVYDPDGVCRQMIAFTVDLTATVEATNAMESAFEEVANKNRLLGDAMAELERNLENVVRALVKAVEAKDPYTAGHSERVMQYSVWLGEAIGLGPYELRILELGTLVHDVGKIGIPDAILTKPDRLTEEEYAIIKKHPEYGVNIIGNIDLFRECLPIVRWHHERLDGKGYPDGLKGDEIPLLVRISAIADIFDAMTSTRAYRRGMDLEKVLEIMNSVSEKGEIDSNLFATFCQVIHKKGIIPQQLQQEPWKAA; this is encoded by the coding sequence GTGGTTGCGCAACTCCTGGCTGACCGCATCGACCCTGCCACCGTCGCGGCGCTTCAATCTCCGGACCAGGCCGACTCCGAGCCGTTTAAAATCCAAACAAAGGTTCTGAAGCAGGTGGTTGCGGCCGACAAGTCAATCACGCACGCCGCCGTGCTCAAAGAAGTCGGTCCGACCTATTGCTTCCTTGCCGACGCGAGTTCGCTGGGTGATCAAAAGTCCAAATCCAATCTGCTCGATCCCGATGGGTTTGTCCCCAACGGGCTCATCCAATCCGTGGCGGATAAAGTCGCGGTTGCCGACACTTCCTTGGTCGAAGACCGTTGGGGAACCTGGTACTCGGCCTTTGCCCCGGTCGTCGATGAATCCGGTGCCGTCGTTGCCGCAGTGCAAGTCGACTCAGATTCTGCCCTCGTCGAAAGCTCTATTCAAGCTGGGTTGTCGGGATTCAAGTGGATCGCTGCCGCCATTGCCGCCGCCCTGGTCGGGTTGGCTTGGATCGTTTCCTTGTCCGTTCAACGCGGATTGGCTCAGCCTCAAGCCCAAACCGTGGCCGCAAAGGCAAAGCGGTTTGCTCAATTCCTTTTGCTGGCCGCCGTCCTCGGGATCGGCGTCGAAGCCGTTCGGATCCTTCACCGGCAAGAGAATTTGCGGACAATTCAAGAAAGCGCCGCCAATTGGGAGATCGCACGAGATGCCACCCGCCAGGCCTACTCTGATGCCGTTGCCGGCAAACAAATTTCAGATGAGGAATTGCAGACCCTGAAGTCCGCGCTTGGGGGAATCAACCAAGCCACAGTTTTTGACGACTTTGCCCAATTCAATGGGCGTAATGACCGATCAGCAGGATCGGCCCAGATGCAAAGCCAAATCGGTCGTATGGACAGGCAGCTGGCAGAATTCAGTTCCGAACAAAGCCAAATCATGGATGACCAGAATGCGGCTCAATTCCGGCTTCTTCTCGGCATCGCTGCCCTGAGCCTCATCGCAATCGGACTTTCCCAAAACGCCGCCAACCTCGACCGCCGGGTCCGAGAAACCGTCAGTGATTCCAATAATCTCCAAGCCCAACTTTCCAGCTTGGTTGAAAACCTGCCTGTCGGGATGTTTGTTTTGCGTAATGGCGAAGTGACATTCGCCAACGCTGAGTGGCGGTTCCAAACCGGAGCCAACGAGTCTGCCCCGACTTTGCAAACATTGGCTCAGTGCATCCATCCCGATGACCGAGATGAGACGATTCGCGTGATTTCAGAATCCTCGCGGACGGCGACCCCCTTCCAGACCGCCTACCGTATTCGGACCCAGCGCGGCCCTGCCCTCCATGTTGAAACCCGGGGCGTCCCCGTCTATGACCCGGACGGCGTCTGCCGCCAAATGATCGCATTCACCGTTGACCTCACCGCCACTGTCGAAGCCACCAATGCCATGGAATCGGCCTTTGAAGAGGTCGCCAACAAAAACAGGCTCCTTGGTGACGCCATGGCCGAGTTGGAACGCAACTTGGAAAACGTCGTCCGCGCCTTGGTTAAAGCCGTTGAAGCCAAGGATCCTTATACCGCTGGCCACTCCGAACGCGTCATGCAATACAGCGTTTGGCTAGGCGAGGCCATTGGGCTCGGCCCCTATGAGCTAAGGATCTTGGAATTGGGAACCCTGGTCCATGACGTCGGGAAAATCGGCATCCCCGATGCCATTCTCACCAAACCGGACCGATTGACGGAAGAAGAGTACGCCATCATCAAAAAGCACCCCGAATACGGTGTCAACATCATTGGCAACATCGACCTCTTCCGGGAATGCCTCCCTATCGTCAGGTGGCACCATGAAAGGCTGGATGGCAAAGGCTATCCCGATGGTTTGAAAGGGGACGAAATCCCGCTACTTGTCAGAATTTCGGCCATCGCCGACATTTTTGATGCCATGACCTCCACCCGGGCCTACCGCCGCGGGATGGATCTTGAAAAGGTTCTGGAAATCATGAACTCCGTATCGGAAAAGGGTGAAATCGATTCCAATCTGTTTGCAACATTTTGCCAAGTCATCCACAAAAAAGGCATCATCCCCCAACAACTCCAGCAAGAACCTTGGAAAGCCGCCTAA
- the queF gene encoding NADPH-dependent 7-cyano-7-deazaguanine reductase QueF yields MSEQILETFPNPAPHRDYTITHSCPEFTSVCPKTGLPDFAVIDLEYIPDQTCIELKSLKYYYHSFRDQGIFYEAVTNRLLDELSAACNPRWMRITGRFAVRGGISSVIVAETGPR; encoded by the coding sequence ATGAGCGAACAGATCTTGGAGACATTCCCCAACCCGGCCCCCCACCGAGACTACACGATCACCCACAGTTGCCCGGAATTCACCAGCGTGTGCCCCAAAACCGGACTGCCCGATTTCGCGGTCATCGACCTGGAATACATCCCCGACCAAACCTGCATCGAACTCAAATCGCTTAAGTACTACTACCACTCGTTCCGGGATCAGGGAATTTTTTACGAAGCGGTCACAAACCGCCTGCTCGATGAACTTTCAGCGGCATGCAACCCCCGGTGGATGCGCATCACCGGAAGGTTCGCCGTCCGTGGCGGCATCAGCAGCGTGATCGTGGCCGAAACCGGCCCGCGCTAA
- the fabD gene encoding ACP S-malonyltransferase, whose amino-acid sequence MVAVVFPGQGSQKPGMGEELYHHNTFARQVFDQVETATGVNVANLCFNSDEQTLRQTQNAQLALYTCSLAAYFALKDRCPEVEVKGMAGHSVGEYAALAAAGIISLESGARLVQRRGDIMARAGQLRPGGMAAVLGLDRAEIESALAAVSNGVAVVANDNCPGQLVISGDLDAIAEATALLNERGARRVLPLNVSGAFHSPLMAESAEAMRVALDETPFHPSAIPVYSNVTSRPGSDWPELLERQLKSPVQWTGTMEQMISDGFETFIECGAGEVLLGLLRRVDKDKTGLRVMDSATLDETALAFGGAA is encoded by the coding sequence ATGGTCGCCGTCGTTTTCCCGGGGCAGGGATCCCAAAAGCCCGGAATGGGTGAAGAACTGTATCACCACAACACCTTTGCCCGCCAAGTATTCGACCAGGTTGAAACAGCGACGGGGGTCAACGTGGCGAACCTTTGTTTCAATAGCGACGAGCAAACGCTGCGCCAAACGCAGAATGCGCAACTTGCCCTTTACACGTGCAGCCTGGCCGCTTACTTCGCCCTGAAAGACCGGTGCCCCGAAGTCGAGGTCAAGGGGATGGCGGGGCACAGCGTCGGCGAATATGCGGCGTTGGCCGCCGCGGGGATCATCAGCTTGGAATCCGGCGCGCGGCTGGTTCAGCGGCGGGGAGACATCATGGCTCGGGCGGGCCAGCTGAGGCCGGGGGGTATGGCCGCCGTTTTGGGTTTGGACCGGGCCGAGATCGAATCGGCGCTTGCGGCAGTTTCAAACGGGGTGGCGGTCGTCGCCAACGACAATTGCCCTGGACAGTTGGTCATTAGCGGCGACTTGGATGCCATCGCCGAAGCGACCGCCCTGTTGAACGAAAGGGGGGCAAGGAGGGTCCTCCCCCTCAACGTGAGCGGGGCGTTCCACTCGCCGTTGATGGCGGAAAGCGCGGAAGCGATGAGGGTAGCCCTCGACGAAACGCCGTTCCACCCGTCGGCAATCCCGGTCTACAGCAATGTGACGTCGCGTCCGGGTTCCGATTGGCCGGAACTTTTGGAACGTCAATTGAAATCGCCGGTGCAGTGGACCGGTACGATGGAGCAAATGATTTCCGACGGTTTTGAAACCTTTATCGAGTGCGGCGCGGGTGAAGTGTTGCTCGGGTTGTTGCGCCGGGTGGACAAAGACAAAACGGGTTTGCGGGTGATGGATTCGGCGACGTTGGATGAGACGGCTTTGGCCTTTGGGGGTGCGGCATGA
- the fabG gene encoding 3-oxoacyl-[acyl-carrier-protein] reductase — translation MTGSFSGKVVAVTGASRGIGAAIAEAFAASGASVACLATTLDNAARTRDRILESGGHAAAYAVDVADQSSVQKAFGSVESELGSVSILVNNAGITRDGLMMRMKAEDWDSVLGVNLKGAYLCTQAVMKGMMKARWGRIVNITSVIGLHGASGQANYAASKAGLLGLTMSTAKELGSRGITCNAVAPGFIETDMTSELPEDFRAHVEKTAPAGRLGLPGDIAGAVLFLAGEGAGYVTGQCLTVDGGLFL, via the coding sequence ATGACAGGTTCCTTTTCCGGCAAAGTCGTGGCGGTGACGGGCGCCAGCCGGGGGATCGGGGCGGCAATCGCGGAAGCCTTTGCCGCTTCGGGGGCATCGGTGGCGTGTTTGGCGACCACGTTGGACAATGCGGCTCGGACGCGGGACAGGATTTTGGAATCCGGCGGCCATGCGGCCGCCTATGCCGTGGATGTGGCGGATCAATCCAGTGTCCAAAAGGCGTTTGGATCTGTCGAGTCGGAGCTCGGGTCGGTGTCGATCCTCGTGAACAATGCCGGGATCACCCGAGACGGCCTGATGATGCGAATGAAGGCCGAGGACTGGGATTCTGTGTTGGGCGTAAATCTGAAAGGGGCCTATTTGTGCACTCAGGCGGTGATGAAAGGGATGATGAAGGCGCGCTGGGGCCGGATCGTGAACATTACCAGCGTGATTGGGTTGCACGGCGCTTCGGGCCAGGCGAACTATGCCGCGAGCAAAGCCGGGTTGCTGGGCTTGACGATGTCAACGGCCAAAGAACTCGGTTCCCGCGGCATCACCTGCAACGCCGTTGCGCCCGGGTTTATTGAAACCGATATGACCAGCGAGTTGCCCGAAGATTTCCGGGCCCATGTGGAAAAAACTGCTCCGGCCGGCCGCTTGGGGCTCCCCGGTGACATTGCAGGGGCCGTGTTGTTCTTGGCGGGCGAAGGGGCCGGGTACGTGACGGGCCAATGTTTGACGGTGGATGGCGGATTGTTCCTCTAA
- the acpP gene encoding acyl carrier protein, with product MAEVFERVRKVICEQLSVTESEVAEDKRFQEDLNADSLDVVELIMALEEEFGIEIPDDDVANMKTVGDVTSYIEKKD from the coding sequence ATGGCTGAAGTTTTTGAGCGCGTCCGCAAGGTCATCTGCGAACAGTTGAGCGTCACCGAATCCGAGGTGGCGGAGGACAAGCGCTTCCAAGAGGATTTGAACGCGGACTCGCTTGACGTCGTGGAGCTCATCATGGCCCTGGAAGAAGAGTTTGGGATTGAAATCCCCGACGACGACGTGGCGAACATGAAGACGGTCGGCGATGTGACCTCATACATCGAAAAGAAGGACTGA
- the fabF gene encoding beta-ketoacyl-ACP synthase II, translating into MGFPPEPSGRVVITGMGAVTPLGNTVGEFWPRLIAGESGIGDITLMDATDYPTRIAGEAKGFDPELYLDKKEARKVDRFIAFAAAATAQALEDANFPTDDDELKLETGVLIGSGIGGLIMMSDQTKRLWESGPSRVSPFLVPYMIPDMASGYTSILHGFRGPNTCVVTACATGVNAIGDAYHIIRRGDAVAMVAGGSEAPISPIGLAGFCAARAMTTNNEAGPKASRPFDANRDGFVMGEGAGVFILEDYAFAKSRGAQILGEVVGYGMSGDAHHITMPDPDGDGARRSMLKALKSAGLAPEDIGYINAHGTSTPYNDKFETIGIKRAFGDHAYHVPVSSTKSAIGHLLGAAGAVESVICVQALRTGVLPPTINYETPDPECDLDVIPNVAREATVEYAMTNSFGFGGHNGTLIFKKTVS; encoded by the coding sequence ATGGGATTTCCCCCCGAACCGTCAGGACGGGTCGTCATTACTGGGATGGGGGCGGTCACGCCCCTTGGAAACACGGTCGGAGAATTTTGGCCCCGCTTGATCGCGGGGGAGAGCGGGATTGGCGACATCACCCTGATGGATGCCACCGACTACCCGACGCGTATTGCCGGTGAGGCCAAGGGGTTCGACCCTGAGCTTTACCTGGACAAAAAGGAGGCCCGGAAAGTCGACCGGTTCATTGCGTTTGCCGCGGCGGCAACCGCCCAGGCATTGGAAGATGCCAACTTCCCGACGGATGATGATGAACTGAAACTGGAAACCGGGGTCTTGATCGGTTCGGGGATCGGCGGGCTCATCATGATGTCCGACCAGACCAAACGGCTTTGGGAGAGCGGGCCGAGCCGGGTTTCGCCGTTTTTGGTGCCGTACATGATCCCGGACATGGCCAGCGGATACACGTCGATTTTGCATGGGTTCCGGGGCCCCAACACTTGCGTGGTGACGGCGTGTGCCACTGGGGTCAATGCGATTGGGGACGCCTATCACATCATTCGACGCGGTGACGCGGTGGCGATGGTCGCCGGCGGTTCCGAAGCGCCGATTTCTCCAATCGGCTTGGCGGGATTCTGCGCCGCCCGGGCCATGACCACCAACAACGAAGCCGGGCCAAAGGCAAGCCGGCCGTTCGATGCGAACCGAGACGGCTTTGTCATGGGCGAAGGGGCCGGAGTCTTTATTTTGGAAGACTACGCGTTTGCCAAATCCCGCGGTGCGCAAATACTGGGCGAGGTCGTGGGATATGGCATGAGTGGGGATGCCCACCACATCACGATGCCGGATCCTGATGGGGATGGGGCCCGCCGCAGCATGCTCAAGGCCTTGAAATCAGCCGGATTGGCACCGGAGGATATCGGCTACATCAATGCCCATGGGACTTCAACCCCCTACAACGATAAGTTTGAGACGATTGGGATCAAACGGGCCTTTGGCGACCATGCTTACCACGTCCCCGTGAGCAGCACCAAGAGTGCCATCGGTCACTTGCTTGGTGCGGCCGGCGCTGTGGAAAGCGTGATCTGCGTCCAAGCCCTGAGGACCGGGGTTTTGCCGCCGACGATCAACTACGAAACGCCTGACCCGGAGTGCGACTTGGACGTCATCCCGAACGTGGCGAGAGAAGCCACCGTCGAATATGCGATGACCAATTCGTTCGGTTTTGGCGGGCACAACGGCACGCTAATCTTCAAGAAAACGGTGTCTTGA
- a CDS encoding tyrosine recombinase XerC yields MARTLDEAIQAFVDHAGARGSALTAKGYGSDLAQLAQTTNGAFDLSEATLRRYLREFGKSPVTRARKLSCLRSFIKFCRTAGWIDHDPTEALEAPYRRRELPKSLSQVQAEGLMEAVAGSQTPRRDRALLELAYATGLRAAEAVGLDVTDIDFRNRRISVVGKGDKERIVLFGETCSAALEDYIHKERKASEGESALFTNGKGRRLTARTFQNIVSRWAAAAGLPGDVSPHTLRHSFATHLLDGGADLKSVQQLLGHENLATTQIYTHISIDRLRDSVAKAHPRGKDPD; encoded by the coding sequence ATGGCCCGCACCCTCGACGAGGCGATTCAGGCTTTTGTCGACCACGCGGGTGCCCGGGGCAGCGCACTGACCGCCAAGGGTTACGGTTCCGATTTGGCCCAACTCGCCCAAACCACAAACGGCGCATTTGACCTTTCGGAGGCGACTTTGCGCCGGTATTTGCGCGAATTTGGCAAATCCCCGGTGACACGGGCCCGGAAACTAAGTTGCCTGCGCAGTTTCATCAAGTTCTGCCGGACCGCCGGGTGGATCGATCACGACCCCACCGAGGCACTCGAGGCCCCTTACCGCCGGCGCGAACTCCCCAAGAGTCTGAGCCAAGTCCAAGCGGAAGGGTTGATGGAGGCCGTGGCCGGATCCCAAACGCCGAGGCGCGACCGCGCGCTACTGGAACTGGCCTATGCCACAGGCTTGCGGGCGGCGGAGGCCGTCGGCTTGGATGTCACCGATATCGATTTCCGCAACCGCCGCATCTCCGTGGTGGGCAAGGGCGACAAAGAGCGGATTGTGCTCTTTGGCGAAACGTGCTCGGCCGCGTTGGAGGACTACATTCATAAGGAGCGGAAGGCTTCTGAAGGGGAATCCGCGCTGTTCACCAACGGGAAGGGCCGGCGCCTGACAGCCCGGACGTTCCAAAACATCGTGAGCCGTTGGGCGGCCGCCGCCGGTTTGCCCGGCGACGTCTCTCCGCACACCTTGCGGCACAGCTTTGCAACGCACCTTTTGGACGGGGGGGCGGACTTGAAATCGGTGCAACAGCTATTGGGCCACGAAAATTTGGCCACCACGCAGATCTACACCCACATCAGCATCGACCGTCTGCGGGATAGCGTTGCCAAGGCGCACCCCCGGGGAAAGGATCCGGATTGA
- a CDS encoding sigma-70 family RNA polymerase sigma factor, giving the protein MFCIRGFIVVSIDFDLASDRTGDFERLRRETERKAYSMALQLTRNVSDAQDLLQETYCKAWRGFGGYLPDRPFLNWILRIMQRAYLDERRRDNPVRRAESLEAGAEFGYASHELSVVDPHEGPDSGLIRNELAAQVRSALAELPHSYREAIELCDLAGVGYQQIADRQNTTVGTVRSRIHRGRKLLRKILSDRGVRPGF; this is encoded by the coding sequence ATGTTCTGCATTCGAGGATTTATTGTGGTCAGCATCGACTTCGATTTGGCATCCGACCGGACGGGCGATTTTGAGCGGCTGCGCCGGGAGACCGAGCGGAAGGCCTATTCCATGGCGCTCCAGCTCACCCGCAACGTTTCCGACGCCCAGGATTTGTTGCAGGAGACCTATTGCAAGGCGTGGCGCGGCTTTGGCGGCTATTTGCCGGACCGTCCGTTTTTGAATTGGATTTTGCGGATCATGCAGCGGGCGTATCTGGATGAGAGGCGCCGGGACAACCCGGTGCGGCGGGCCGAGTCACTTGAAGCGGGTGCCGAGTTCGGATATGCCTCGCACGAGTTGTCGGTTGTCGACCCGCATGAAGGACCGGATTCGGGCTTGATCCGGAACGAGTTGGCCGCCCAAGTCCGTTCCGCGTTGGCCGAATTGCCGCACAGCTACCGCGAAGCCATCGAGCTCTGCGACTTGGCGGGGGTCGGGTATCAGCAAATTGCCGACCGTCAGAACACGACGGTTGGAACCGTCCGCTCGCGGATCCACCGCGGCCGAAAGCTCTTGCGCAAGATTTTGTCGGATCGGGGTGTGCGGCCTGGATTTTAG
- a CDS encoding nucleotidyltransferase family protein encodes MHDIVILAAGQSDAETAAQTGAATRSALPWKGATLADHVHSVCREFADPIVVGGPSRTEWRQTHGGGSFVESIEIGAGLVTTKKFLLVTADLPYLKAESIRTFLADCNDDAGWNWPIIPMEDCRRDHPGLHRTSLKLREGEFTGGNICLIDIQAFQEAKPVIQAAYNARKSPLQLGQIAGLRTLLLIAATKLFPYMVPVSAVESAVGAFLRSGVQAVVTHASDIGTDIDTFAQYQAIIRGSES; translated from the coding sequence ATGCACGACATTGTCATCCTAGCTGCTGGGCAATCTGATGCTGAAACGGCCGCCCAAACCGGGGCCGCGACCCGCTCGGCCCTGCCGTGGAAGGGCGCAACCTTGGCCGACCATGTCCATTCCGTCTGCCGGGAGTTTGCCGACCCGATCGTTGTGGGGGGGCCATCCCGGACTGAGTGGAGGCAAACCCACGGTGGCGGCTCGTTTGTCGAATCCATCGAAATCGGCGCCGGGCTCGTCACCACCAAAAAATTCCTGCTCGTCACCGCCGACCTGCCGTACCTCAAAGCCGAGTCAATCAGAACCTTCCTTGCCGACTGCAACGATGACGCCGGATGGAATTGGCCGATCATCCCCATGGAAGATTGCCGCCGGGATCACCCCGGACTCCACCGCACCAGCCTGAAACTCCGGGAAGGCGAATTCACCGGCGGAAACATTTGCCTCATCGACATCCAGGCGTTCCAAGAAGCCAAACCGGTCATCCAAGCGGCCTACAACGCCCGCAAGTCGCCGCTCCAATTAGGGCAAATCGCCGGGCTGCGGACCCTCCTCCTGATAGCCGCCACCAAACTGTTCCCCTACATGGTTCCCGTGTCGGCCGTCGAATCAGCGGTGGGGGCGTTCCTCAGGTCAGGAGTCCAGGCCGTAGTCACCCATGCTTCGGACATCGGCACTGATATCGATACGTTCGCACAATATCAGGCAATCATCAGGGGTTCAGAATCTTGA
- the ispE gene encoding 4-(cytidine 5'-diphospho)-2-C-methyl-D-erythritol kinase — translation MICSTLCPAKINLFLAVDPPDHSGYHPIRSLFQSISLADQISVGDSPTGEDLIECNWPGLPANNTLTKALRLVRELVPVAPLHITLDKQIPNEAGLGGGSSDAAGLLRCLMRVMPHMVSAHFAREVAFAVGADVPYFLVGGFAKVEGYGEIVTPNEDLGEDSLLVVKPGIGMPTGEAYRKLDAAPRPQKGFPDNWQDLYNDFERVAPCECGDIAERLLANGAKVASLTGSGTAVFGIFPDGVAAQRAKLLLEQERLGEIFSARFLSRKESLCTTLSS, via the coding sequence ATGATCTGCTCAACCTTGTGCCCGGCAAAAATCAATTTGTTCCTAGCTGTCGATCCGCCCGACCACAGCGGCTACCACCCCATCCGATCCCTGTTCCAATCCATCTCCCTGGCCGACCAGATTTCAGTCGGCGATTCCCCCACGGGAGAAGACCTCATCGAATGCAATTGGCCGGGTTTGCCGGCCAACAACACGTTGACCAAGGCGCTCCGCCTCGTTCGAGAGTTGGTGCCCGTCGCCCCGCTCCACATCACCTTGGATAAGCAGATCCCCAATGAGGCGGGACTGGGCGGGGGATCCAGCGATGCCGCCGGACTTTTGAGGTGCCTGATGCGCGTGATGCCCCATATGGTCTCCGCACATTTCGCCCGGGAAGTTGCCTTCGCCGTCGGAGCCGATGTCCCCTATTTCCTGGTGGGCGGGTTCGCCAAGGTCGAAGGCTACGGCGAAATCGTCACACCCAATGAGGATCTTGGCGAGGATTCCCTCCTGGTCGTCAAACCCGGGATCGGCATGCCCACCGGCGAGGCTTACCGGAAACTAGATGCCGCGCCCCGGCCACAAAAGGGGTTTCCTGACAACTGGCAAGACCTCTACAACGACTTTGAGCGGGTGGCCCCATGCGAATGCGGGGACATCGCCGAGCGGCTTTTGGCCAACGGGGCCAAGGTCGCCTCGCTAACCGGTTCCGGAACCGCCGTCTTCGGGATTTTTCCGGACGGTGTTGCCGCCCAACGCGCCAAACTTTTACTGGAACAAGAACGACTGGGCGAAATCTTCTCGGCCCGATTCCTCTCCCGCAAAGAATCCCTATGCACGACATTGTCATCCTAG